A genomic region of Micromonospora sp. NBC_01796 contains the following coding sequences:
- a CDS encoding transporter substrate-binding domain-containing protein encodes MTQEDKGSRRGSVTRGVRLVAVLLSLVVAVAAVITTVLLTGPPAEQDLLREAGVIGKRELLIGVKDDQPGIAQVDPKTGAYSGFDIDIAWMIAADLGFRPSAVRFLAIESEDRAKMQARTDDGQFVIVDLVIASYSITEERERLNGVTFSAPYLATEQSVITRLDYAGPVDTLIDLRGKKVCSLSTATSESSAAKAGVELISKKRVSECVDALLAKQVEAVTTDAAILAGFVARYPEQLRHHDIGLDPSEMYGVNTGANEALRDLVNLSLHDSLTDPRDRRWEDAFDRHLRPEQPVNLPQPVAVAQQPDVEEVEVRRWPWETAAIRPRAVPATVR; translated from the coding sequence GTGACCCAGGAGGACAAGGGTTCCCGTCGTGGGTCGGTGACCCGTGGCGTACGGCTGGTGGCGGTGCTCCTGAGTCTTGTGGTGGCGGTCGCGGCCGTCATCACCACCGTGCTGCTCACCGGCCCGCCGGCCGAACAGGACCTGCTCCGCGAGGCCGGGGTGATCGGCAAACGTGAGCTGCTGATCGGGGTCAAGGACGACCAGCCGGGCATCGCCCAGGTCGACCCGAAGACCGGCGCCTACTCCGGCTTCGACATCGACATCGCCTGGATGATCGCGGCCGACCTCGGGTTCCGGCCCAGTGCCGTACGGTTCCTCGCCATCGAGAGCGAGGACCGGGCCAAGATGCAGGCACGTACGGACGACGGCCAGTTTGTCATCGTCGACCTGGTGATCGCCTCGTACAGCATCACCGAGGAACGGGAACGGCTCAACGGGGTCACGTTCTCCGCGCCGTACCTGGCCACCGAGCAGTCCGTGATCACCCGGTTGGACTACGCGGGTCCCGTCGACACCCTGATCGACCTACGCGGCAAGAAGGTGTGCAGCCTCTCCACCGCCACCTCGGAGTCGTCGGCCGCGAAGGCCGGGGTCGAGCTGATCAGCAAGAAGCGGGTCAGCGAGTGTGTCGACGCGCTGCTCGCCAAACAGGTGGAGGCCGTCACCACCGACGCCGCGATCCTGGCCGGCTTCGTCGCCAGGTACCCGGAACAGTTGCGCCACCACGACATCGGACTCGACCCGTCGGAGATGTACGGCGTCAACACCGGTGCCAACGAGGCGCTGCGGGACCTGGTGAACCTCTCGCTCCACGACTCGTTGACCGATCCGCGGGACCGCCGGTGGGAGGACGCGTTCGACCGGCACCTGCGCCCCGAGCAGCCGGTGAACCTGCCCCAACCGGTCGCGGTCGCACAGCAGCCGGACGTGGAAGAGGTGGAGGTACGGCGGTGGCCCTGGGAGACGGCGGCGA
- a CDS encoding glycoside hydrolase family 9 protein: MTRPRRLRRAVALLAATALAVTGTGLTGGAAHAAPTEHIVNGTFDSGTAPWWATDNLTLAVVDGRLCAQVPGGLANPWDASLGHNSIPLVDGAAYALSLHATASAPTTVKANVQLNEAPYTTVLARDLTLTPAGQTFGYDFTGTLDSTNGTLTFQLGGSAQPYTFCLDDVSLSSEAGTDPPDDPAGPEQLTNGDFANGSDGWYSYGTTSTGVQDGKLCSAVPGGLANPWDGGVGQNDVTLVAGAEYTLAFDASATPGATVRAAVQLGAEPYTSFFAADLPLTATPQRITRTFTATMDTELGQVAFQVGGNAAGYTLCLDNVSLRGGEEEPPYVPETGPRVRVNQVGYLPGGPKNATVVSTATEPLPWQLKSAAGAVVAQGLATPRGLDAASGQEVQTIDFSAHRTAGTGYTLTADGETSHPFDITGDLYRQLRSDSLQFFYIQRSGTAIDGDLVGDEYARPAGHLGVAPNRGDTDVPCQPGVCDYRLDGRGGWYDAGDHGKYVVNGGIATYQLLNAFERTKTAPTGGAGAGLGDSTLRVPERDNGVPDILDEARWELEFLLRMQVPAGKPKAGMAHHKLHDQNWTGLPLAPEADPQLRELHPPSTAATLNLAATAAQCARLYATYDAAFAARCATAAQTAYAAAKANPAVYASPTDGNGGGTYSDNDVSDEFYWAAAELYLSTGAANYLADLTASPHHTGNVFDANGFGWGSTAALGRLDLATVPSGLAPQERDRIRASVLTAADGYLTTLAGQAYGLPMPGGPGSYFWGANSNIINNAVVLATAYDLSRDVRYRDGAVQGMDYIFGRNALNQSYVTGWGEQASRNQHSRIFGNQYDPSLPNPPAGSIAGGANASLDDPFAENLLAGCAPMFCYVDDIASYATNEVAVNWNSALAWIASFLADQGAAAAPPAANCRVGYVNYGAWQGGGGFTAQVTITNTGTTPVNGWTASFAFTGDQRLREAWMTRATQSGATVTARNETYNARIAPGGTATFGLNATTPTGGPNPSPGLFTLNGVACT, from the coding sequence GTGACCCGACCCCGACGCCTGCGGCGGGCCGTCGCGCTCCTCGCCGCGACCGCCCTCGCCGTCACCGGCACCGGCCTGACCGGCGGCGCAGCCCACGCCGCCCCCACCGAGCACATCGTCAACGGCACCTTCGACAGCGGCACCGCCCCGTGGTGGGCGACCGACAACCTCACTCTCGCCGTGGTCGACGGCCGGCTCTGCGCACAGGTGCCGGGCGGCCTGGCCAACCCGTGGGACGCCAGCCTCGGGCACAACAGCATTCCGCTGGTCGACGGGGCCGCGTACGCGCTGTCGCTGCACGCCACCGCCAGCGCCCCGACCACGGTCAAGGCGAACGTGCAGCTCAACGAGGCGCCGTACACGACGGTGCTGGCCCGGGATCTGACGCTCACCCCGGCCGGACAGACCTTCGGGTACGACTTCACCGGCACCCTCGACTCCACCAACGGCACCCTCACCTTCCAACTCGGCGGCAGCGCCCAGCCGTACACGTTCTGCCTCGACGACGTGTCGCTGAGCAGCGAGGCGGGCACCGATCCGCCGGACGACCCGGCCGGGCCGGAGCAGCTCACCAACGGCGACTTCGCCAACGGCAGCGACGGCTGGTACTCGTACGGGACCACCAGCACCGGGGTGCAGGACGGGAAGCTCTGCTCGGCGGTGCCCGGTGGGCTGGCCAACCCCTGGGACGGCGGGGTCGGGCAGAACGACGTGACGCTGGTCGCCGGGGCGGAGTACACCCTCGCCTTCGACGCCTCGGCGACGCCCGGCGCCACGGTGCGCGCGGCGGTGCAGCTCGGCGCGGAACCGTACACCTCGTTCTTCGCCGCGGACCTGCCGCTGACCGCGACCCCGCAGCGGATCACGCGGACCTTCACCGCCACCATGGACACCGAGCTGGGCCAGGTCGCGTTCCAGGTCGGCGGCAACGCCGCCGGCTACACCCTCTGCCTGGACAACGTCTCACTGCGCGGCGGTGAGGAGGAGCCGCCGTACGTGCCGGAGACCGGCCCACGGGTACGCGTGAACCAGGTCGGTTACCTGCCCGGCGGCCCGAAGAACGCCACCGTGGTCAGTACGGCCACCGAACCCCTGCCCTGGCAGCTCAAGTCCGCCGCCGGAGCGGTGGTCGCCCAGGGGCTGGCCACCCCGCGCGGGTTGGACGCCGCCTCCGGCCAGGAGGTGCAGACGATCGACTTCTCCGCCCACCGGACCGCCGGCACCGGTTACACGCTCACCGCCGACGGCGAGACCAGCCACCCGTTCGACATCACCGGCGACCTCTACCGGCAGCTCCGCTCCGACTCGCTCCAGTTCTTCTACATCCAGCGCAGCGGAACCGCGATCGACGGCGACCTGGTCGGCGACGAGTACGCCCGCCCCGCCGGTCACCTCGGCGTGGCCCCGAACCGGGGTGACACCGACGTGCCCTGCCAGCCCGGCGTCTGCGACTACCGCCTCGACGGCCGGGGCGGCTGGTACGACGCCGGCGACCACGGCAAGTACGTGGTCAACGGCGGCATCGCCACCTACCAGCTCCTGAACGCGTTCGAGCGGACCAAGACCGCACCCACCGGCGGCGCCGGTGCCGGGCTCGGCGACAGCACGCTGCGGGTGCCCGAGCGCGACAACGGGGTGCCGGACATCCTCGACGAGGCGCGCTGGGAGCTGGAGTTCCTGCTCCGGATGCAGGTCCCGGCCGGCAAGCCGAAGGCGGGCATGGCCCACCACAAGCTGCACGACCAGAACTGGACCGGGCTGCCGCTGGCCCCCGAGGCCGACCCGCAGTTGCGCGAACTGCACCCGCCGTCGACCGCCGCGACGCTCAACCTGGCCGCGACCGCAGCCCAGTGCGCCCGGCTCTACGCGACCTACGACGCGGCGTTCGCGGCCAGGTGCGCCACCGCCGCCCAGACCGCCTACGCGGCGGCCAAGGCCAACCCCGCCGTGTACGCCAGCCCGACCGACGGCAACGGCGGCGGCACCTACAGCGACAACGACGTCAGCGACGAGTTCTACTGGGCCGCCGCCGAGCTGTACCTGAGCACCGGCGCGGCGAACTACCTGGCCGACCTCACCGCGTCGCCGCACCACACCGGCAACGTCTTCGACGCCAACGGTTTCGGCTGGGGCAGCACGGCTGCACTCGGCCGGCTCGACCTGGCCACCGTGCCGAGCGGGCTGGCACCGCAGGAACGCGACCGGATCCGGGCCTCGGTGCTCACCGCCGCCGACGGCTACCTCACCACCCTCGCCGGCCAGGCGTACGGGCTGCCGATGCCGGGTGGGCCGGGCAGCTACTTCTGGGGCGCGAACAGCAACATCATCAACAACGCGGTGGTGCTCGCCACGGCGTACGACCTGAGCCGGGACGTGCGCTACCGCGACGGCGCGGTGCAGGGGATGGACTACATCTTCGGCCGCAACGCGCTGAACCAGTCGTACGTGACCGGCTGGGGCGAGCAGGCGTCCCGCAACCAGCACAGCCGGATCTTCGGCAACCAGTACGACCCGTCCCTGCCGAACCCGCCCGCCGGTTCGATCGCCGGTGGTGCGAACGCCAGCCTGGACGACCCGTTCGCGGAGAACCTCCTGGCCGGCTGCGCCCCGATGTTCTGCTACGTGGACGACATCGCCTCGTACGCGACCAACGAGGTGGCGGTCAACTGGAACTCGGCCCTGGCCTGGATCGCCTCGTTCCTCGCCGACCAGGGCGCCGCCGCCGCGCCACCGGCGGCGAACTGCCGGGTCGGCTACGTCAACTACGGCGCCTGGCAGGGCGGTGGCGGCTTCACCGCCCAGGTGACCATCACCAACACCGGCACCACCCCGGTCAACGGCTGGACGGCGAGCTTCGCCTTCACCGGTGACCAGCGGCTGCGCGAGGCGTGGATGACCCGGGCGACCCAGTCCGGCGCCACCGTCACCGCACGGAACGAGACCTACAACGCCCGCATCGCCCCCGGTGGTACGGCCACCTTCGGCCTGAACGCCACCACCCCGACGGGTGGTCCGAACCCGTCACCCGGCCTGTTCACCCTCAACGGCGTGGCCTGCACCTAG
- a CDS encoding zinc metalloprotease, which translates to MTEVTGGAVVRSRCATMPVHRRLLDTREGYATAAAEIENFTFHECRRGRSRLDQVVRIPVVAHVVWHDEAQNVSDEQVRSQLDVLNADFRQRNEDWTGVPEVWRSAVADARVEFFLAETDPTGAPTTGITRTRTDVTGFAPEDDAVKSVTTGGVNAWPADRYLNLWICQLVGGVLGYAQFPGGPAETDGVVLLHSATGTTGTVVAPFNGGRTCTHEVGHWLNLRHIWGDDGDGCGGDDFVPDTPNQAGPNYGRPSFPRVTCDNGPDGDMFMNFMDYTDDGAMVMFTAGQVARMAATLAGPRATLAAGATLTG; encoded by the coding sequence ATGACGGAGGTGACGGGCGGGGCGGTGGTGCGGAGTCGGTGCGCGACGATGCCGGTGCACCGGCGGCTGCTGGACACCCGCGAGGGGTACGCGACCGCCGCCGCCGAGATCGAGAACTTCACCTTCCACGAGTGCCGGCGCGGACGCTCCCGCCTCGACCAGGTGGTACGGATCCCGGTGGTGGCACACGTGGTGTGGCACGACGAGGCGCAGAACGTCAGCGACGAGCAGGTACGCAGCCAGCTCGACGTACTCAACGCGGACTTCCGGCAGCGCAACGAGGACTGGACCGGCGTACCCGAGGTGTGGCGGTCGGCGGTGGCGGACGCCCGGGTGGAGTTCTTCCTCGCCGAGACCGATCCGACCGGCGCGCCGACCACCGGCATCACCCGTACCCGGACCGACGTGACCGGGTTCGCGCCGGAGGACGACGCGGTGAAGTCGGTGACCACCGGCGGTGTCAACGCCTGGCCGGCCGACCGCTACCTGAACCTGTGGATCTGCCAACTGGTCGGCGGGGTGCTCGGTTACGCCCAGTTTCCCGGCGGCCCGGCGGAGACCGACGGGGTGGTGCTGCTGCACTCCGCCACCGGCACCACCGGCACCGTCGTGGCGCCGTTCAACGGCGGCAGGACCTGCACCCACGAGGTCGGACACTGGCTCAACCTGCGGCACATCTGGGGTGACGACGGGGACGGGTGCGGGGGCGACGACTTCGTTCCGGACACGCCCAACCAGGCCGGGCCGAACTACGGCCGGCCGAGTTTCCCCAGGGTGACCTGCGACAACGGGCCGGACGGGGACATGTTCATGAACTTCATGGACTACACCGACGATGGTGCGATGGTCATGTTCACCGCCGGGCAGGTCGCCCGGATGGCCGCGACCCTGGCCGGACCCCGCGCCACGCTGGCCGCCGGTGCCACACTGACAGGATGA
- a CDS encoding UBP-type zinc finger domain-containing protein, with protein sequence MSCAHLAEAAKPEPQSTDGCQDCLENGWSDWVHLRLCLTCGRVSCCDSSPRRHATAHFHATDHPVIQSFQPGESWRWCYADEQVG encoded by the coding sequence ATGAGCTGCGCACATCTGGCCGAGGCGGCCAAACCGGAACCGCAGAGCACCGACGGCTGCCAGGACTGCCTGGAGAACGGCTGGTCCGACTGGGTGCATCTGCGCCTCTGCCTGACCTGCGGCCGGGTGAGCTGCTGCGACTCGTCGCCGCGCCGGCACGCCACCGCCCACTTCCACGCCACGGACCACCCGGTGATCCAGTCGTTCCAGCCCGGCGAGTCGTGGCGCTGGTGCTACGCCGACGAACAGGTCGGCTGA